The genomic stretch TAGGTGCGGGTATTGCCCACCCGATCGCTTACCGTGAGGATAAGCGTATGTTTTCCGGGCGGACAATGCTCATCAAAAGTATAATAAATCGTGTTTCTGAATTGTCCCATCAGCAGCCATTTTCCGTCCAGTTCTGCCCGGTAGCTGCCTATTCCGCTCAGATCGTCGGTCACCCGAAAGCGGATTTCCCGCGCATCTGTAAGCCGGATGCCCGGGTACAGCCGAGTAATGGGTTTAATCAACGGAGCCACGGTATCGGCTTTTACCTCAAATTTTCCAAATCCGCTGAAGCGACCCGCCAGCCACCCGCCGGATGTCCATTGTGCTAGACTTAGTTCCTCTTGGCGGGGCGCTGTACGAATAATAACCAATTTGTTGCGCAAAGGTTCAGGAATATCTGGCAAAGGTTTGAGATAAAGGGTGAAATCGGTTTTCAGCGGGATGGTAGCCGGGAAAAGATGATAAACGGGAGCAAGCAAATGTGGGTTTGGGGTAGCCTCCATGGTGTAACGGAAGCAAATGCGGTCGTATAAGGCCTCGGGCGGCAGGTCAAAAGAAAGATTAGGTTCATCCACAATGTTGAGTTGTCCGGGCCGCATGAGCGAAGAGCAGCTGTCAGCCGAACGGGTATGTACACCAGCGCCGGGCGCTTGTTTCAGGGTCAGACGAACGATCCGGCTGTTTCCGCTGGCATCTGTCACTTCGATGGTCAGATGATGGGGCTTTCCGTCGCTGATATCAACAGCGCCCTGAGGGGTATAAAGCTGGTAAACAGGCAGGCGATTACCCGGCAGCGGGAAGAACAGCTGATAAGCCCGGCCTTCTTCCAGCCAGGTTTGGTAGTCCATATGAGCATTCACATCCCGGGTCACGTCAAACGGAATGCTATCGAGCCGGAAAGACGCTACTGGCCGGCCGCTGTCGTAAAGCCTGGCTTCATAAATACCGAAGGTGTTGGATGTGCCGTTTTGATGGTCCAACACTTGTATGCCCACGCCGATATGGCTGGCGTTGACCAGTACTTCTGAAGGCTGGGTCGTCCACCGTCCCTGTACCGCATGCACGGCCAGCTGAAGCGGATGCTGCAGGTAAATGCTCTGATCACGGTCATAAATGGCAACCCGATACACGGTTGGCGGAAGATGATCTTCTATGGGCAGGACGAATAATTGGGTATTGAGCGGTGTTTGTGTGGAGGTATTGCGGATTTCAAAATGCAGGTGAGGCCCAACAGCAGCGCCTGTATTGCCACTCCAGGCAATCAGTTGCCCTTGATGTACAGGAAACTGGTCAGGATTAAGCTGCAGGTCAATAGCCCAGCTTTGTTGCCGGTACTGTTGCTGTTTCACGTAAGCTGCCAGTTCGGGCATGAATCGTTCCAGATGCCCGTACACGGTAGTGTAACCATTGGCATGGCGGATATATATCACATGACCATATCCGCTGTTGGAAACGGCTACCCGGCTGATAAAGCCATCGGCAGCCGCATATACAGGGATGCCTGTGCGGCCTTGTGTTTTAATATCCAGTCCGGCGTGAAAATGATCGGGACGCAATTCCCCGTAATTGCCTGCCAGCAGGAGAGGAATGTGTAACGGCGGGACAAATGCATGCGGGGATGGTGTTGTAGTGGCTGGCTGAGCTGAGACGCATATGGCAACTGCCATGAGTCCGGAAACCAAAACAGGTAGCTTCAAGATTTGCATAGACGTAAAAATACGGGAGGCACCTACATTTGTAAAAAATCCAAAGCAGCTGTAAAAAATCTTTAACATGTTATTAGCCCCCGGACGCCTGAACTCCCGTATTTTCGTCCTACAAGCTATATGCCCATGTCAGTGAAGCTTACCCATGTAAGTCGGTACTACGGCGCCCAGCCGGCTGTAGATGATATTAGTTTTGACATTCATCCCGGCGAAGTGGTAGGCTTTCTGGGTCCCAATGGGGCAGGAAAAACTACCACCATGCGCATGATTACCGCCTATCTGAAACCTGCTTCCGGAAAGATTGAAGTATGCGGTCATGATGTGGTACGTGATTCTTTGGCAGTGAAACGTATCACAGGGTACCTGCCGGAGCAGAATCCCCTCTATCCGGATCTTTACGTACGGGAATACCTGCGGTGGATGGCCGATATTCATCATCTGGGCAAACGAGCCAGGCAAAGGGTGGAAGAAGTGATTGGCCTGACAGGCCTGGGAAAAGAAAGCCATAAGAAAATCGGCATGTTGTCAAAAGGATACCGGCAGCGGGTAGGCTTGGCGCAGGCCTTGTTGCACGATCCTGAGGTATTGATTCTGGATGAACCCACTTCAGGCCTGGATCCCAATCAGATTGTAGATATCCGGCAGCTGATCCGTGAATTGGGCCGACAGAAAACCGTGATTTTATCAACCCATATCCTGCAGGAGGTAGAGGCCATGTGCCAGCGGGTTATCATCATCCATCGCGGTAAAATCGTGGCCGACGGGGATATTGAAACGCTCAGGCAACAGGCGGCAGCACAGCAGGTGCTGGAGGTGGAATGGGCCGAAACGCTGGCCGAAGACTGGTGGCGGGATGTACCGGGCATACAGCAGGCCCGCGCCCACACACCCCGCCAATGGCAGCTCATCGCAGCAGATGCCGAAGAACTCAAAAAAAATCTTTTCCGTTATGCTTTGCAGAATAATCTGAATATCATTTCTTTGCAAACCCAGATGCGATCGCTGGAAGAAGTGTTTCGCCAGCTTACACAGGTTTGATATTATTAATCAAAATTTTAATATACAATGAGTGCCATTGTTTCCATCCATGCCCGCCAGATTTTGGATAGCAGGGGAAATCCGACCGTAGAAGCCGAGGTGTTTACCGAAGACGATGGATATGGCGTTGCTGCCGTGCCTTCGGGAGCTTCCACCGGCGTACATG from Thermoflavifilum aggregans encodes the following:
- a CDS encoding M23 family metallopeptidase, which gives rise to MKLPVLVSGLMAVAICVSAQPATTTPSPHAFVPPLHIPLLLAGNYGELRPDHFHAGLDIKTQGRTGIPVYAAADGFISRVAVSNSGYGHVIYIRHANGYTTVYGHLERFMPELAAYVKQQQYRQQSWAIDLQLNPDQFPVHQGQLIAWSGNTGAAVGPHLHFEIRNTSTQTPLNTQLFVLPIEDHLPPTVYRVAIYDRDQSIYLQHPLQLAVHAVQGRWTTQPSEVLVNASHIGVGIQVLDHQNGTSNTFGIYEARLYDSGRPVASFRLDSIPFDVTRDVNAHMDYQTWLEEGRAYQLFFPLPGNRLPVYQLYTPQGAVDISDGKPHHLTIEVTDASGNSRIVRLTLKQAPGAGVHTRSADSCSSLMRPGQLNIVDEPNLSFDLPPEALYDRICFRYTMEATPNPHLLAPVYHLFPATIPLKTDFTLYLKPLPDIPEPLRNKLVIIRTAPRQEELSLAQWTSGGWLAGRFSGFGKFEVKADTVAPLIKPITRLYPGIRLTDAREIRFRVTDDLSGIGSYRAELDGKWLLMGQFRNTIYYTFDEHCPPGKHTLILTVSDRVGNTRTYELHFIR
- the gldA gene encoding gliding motility-associated ABC transporter ATP-binding subunit GldA; this encodes MSVKLTHVSRYYGAQPAVDDISFDIHPGEVVGFLGPNGAGKTTTMRMITAYLKPASGKIEVCGHDVVRDSLAVKRITGYLPEQNPLYPDLYVREYLRWMADIHHLGKRARQRVEEVIGLTGLGKESHKKIGMLSKGYRQRVGLAQALLHDPEVLILDEPTSGLDPNQIVDIRQLIRELGRQKTVILSTHILQEVEAMCQRVIIIHRGKIVADGDIETLRQQAAAQQVLEVEWAETLAEDWWRDVPGIQQARAHTPRQWQLIAADAEELKKNLFRYALQNNLNIISLQTQMRSLEEVFRQLTQV